From Bifidobacterium longum subsp. longum JCM 1217, one genomic window encodes:
- a CDS encoding Mur ligase family protein → MMASNVSRDVSQDQSSVVQTCKPWYAFATVAAGRFVRFASRVTKHGGSALPGKVVEKIDPGFLTRTLGQLPLGVVLVSGTNGKTTTTRMVASMLSDLGLKVFTNPTGSNFVRGVVSALLTEVTLGGKLDADIAVLELDEAYAVHFVKQVKPRYALLLNVMRDQLDRFGEIDTTAKLLSHVAAATTGTVVLNREDPRIAALAAKAPAGTTVRYFGLADDLRHYFPSDDDMATTVSVEGVAGPLPSARTPLSPRSELRGASTGTAELPADVTLTAVGDHKATFQMDGQGYATDVKLEGVYNLYNAAAALAVVRAVMQDNAAASKATAAANACAVSADELIAAVSRVTPAFGRGEVIDVNGSPVELLLVKNPMGFRLSLASFDPANADTMIAINDEYADGRDMSWLWDVDFTSLRASGVAMVSGVRAWDMALRLGYDQVPVADTNTDLEQAVTAFVNANPGTRKHIYCTYTAMLKTRAVLGRITEVRDAGVGK, encoded by the coding sequence ATGATGGCAAGCAACGTTTCACGCGATGTTTCGCAAGACCAATCGTCCGTGGTGCAGACCTGCAAACCGTGGTATGCGTTCGCCACCGTGGCCGCAGGCCGCTTCGTGCGGTTTGCATCCCGCGTCACCAAACATGGCGGTTCGGCTTTGCCCGGCAAAGTCGTAGAAAAGATTGACCCCGGCTTCCTGACCCGTACGCTCGGGCAGTTGCCGCTTGGCGTGGTATTGGTGTCCGGCACGAACGGCAAGACCACCACCACCCGCATGGTCGCCTCGATGCTCTCCGATCTGGGGCTGAAGGTGTTCACCAATCCGACCGGCTCGAACTTCGTGCGCGGCGTGGTCTCCGCACTGCTTACCGAAGTCACGCTCGGCGGCAAATTGGACGCGGACATCGCCGTGCTCGAGCTCGATGAGGCGTACGCCGTCCACTTCGTCAAGCAGGTCAAGCCCCGTTATGCATTGCTGCTGAACGTGATGCGCGATCAGCTTGACCGATTCGGTGAAATCGACACCACGGCCAAACTGCTCAGCCATGTGGCTGCGGCGACTACCGGCACTGTGGTACTGAACCGCGAGGACCCGCGTATCGCCGCGCTCGCCGCGAAGGCCCCGGCTGGCACCACCGTGCGATACTTCGGCCTCGCCGACGATTTGCGCCACTATTTCCCGTCCGATGACGACATGGCCACGACCGTGTCGGTGGAAGGTGTGGCCGGGCCGCTCCCCTCAGCCAGAACTCCTCTCAGTCCGCGAAGCGAACTGAGAGGAGCTTCCACAGGCACGGCAGAACTTCCCGCCGACGTGACACTTACCGCCGTGGGCGACCACAAGGCCACCTTCCAGATGGACGGTCAGGGCTACGCCACCGACGTCAAGCTTGAAGGCGTCTACAACCTGTACAACGCGGCCGCCGCGCTCGCTGTGGTACGTGCGGTGATGCAAGACAATGCCGCCGCATCCAAGGCCACCGCCGCAGCCAACGCCTGCGCCGTGTCCGCCGACGAGCTTATCGCCGCCGTTTCCCGCGTCACGCCGGCTTTCGGCCGTGGCGAGGTCATCGACGTCAACGGTTCCCCGGTCGAACTGCTGCTGGTCAAGAACCCGATGGGCTTCCGCCTCTCGCTCGCCAGCTTCGACCCGGCCAACGCGGACACCATGATCGCCATCAACGACGAATATGCCGACGGCCGCGACATGAGCTGGCTGTGGGACGTGGACTTCACTTCCCTGCGCGCGTCCGGTGTCGCCATGGTCTCCGGCGTGCGTGCCTGGGACATGGCATTGCGCCTGGGGTATGACCAAGTGCCAGTCGCCGATACGAACACCGACCTCGAACAGGCCGTCACCGCATTCGTCAACGCCAATCCCGGCACACGCAAGCACATCTACTGCACCTACACCGCCATGCTCAAAACCCGCGCCGTACTGGGCCGCATCACCGAAGTACGGGACGCGGGCGTGGGCAAGTAA
- a CDS encoding [protein-PII] uridylyltransferase family protein, producing MTSAVDGLKQRFMDMSQPDDDGVYRNGATKRKARTELAMQCLTELWNAACKDVSFPVPDSGIGFAAVGSLARGQLGPSSDLDLVIIYEPRTLNDQQLNELANKLWYPLWDSGLDLDHSIRTRAQCEEVTDHDLPAAMGWLDVKPIAGDTALITTTATSILERWRKAARKRLPELLDSAKARLDEFGRLQYVNQPDIKEARGGLRDSVLVSALAASWLADRPHGIYDEAVERLLDVRDCIHLVAGKDTNLMLTPYQAKVAAMLGLADPTWPENERAAYSIDDLQTLLARIGRRISFSLDSTASRAEHSLTHEKPRFAFFQMFSQRSGGKREAPQFDVVAPGVAKHEGELVLAPGAEPAKDAKLALRMAVAAGEFGLPINPSTLVNLKRCPIHDNQWDDESRELFIRLLACGSNLMEVWESIDFVDIPGRWMPEWLGVRNRPSASAAHRYTIDRHMVEVTSRLGRETPSGGRYDDDHFKALLLAGITHDIGKRAFVADHAAEGARHVPVILKRMGYAPDIVDWATVLVREHLTLSEFATGKDPYDPAVAEELADRLHHDKMLLDMLFDLTRADGSSLGATAGETITKQYGWSKWREQIVRGMYSAARAAM from the coding sequence ATGACTTCAGCAGTAGATGGCTTGAAACAACGATTCATGGATATGAGCCAGCCGGATGACGACGGCGTCTACCGGAATGGTGCGACCAAGCGCAAAGCCCGCACGGAACTGGCCATGCAATGCCTCACTGAGCTGTGGAATGCGGCCTGCAAGGATGTCTCTTTCCCCGTGCCCGACTCCGGCATCGGCTTCGCCGCGGTAGGCTCGCTGGCACGTGGCCAACTGGGCCCCAGCTCCGACCTCGACCTGGTCATCATCTACGAGCCTCGCACGTTGAACGACCAGCAGCTCAACGAGTTGGCCAACAAACTCTGGTACCCGCTATGGGACAGCGGTCTGGACCTCGACCACTCCATCCGCACGCGCGCCCAATGCGAGGAAGTCACCGACCATGACCTTCCCGCCGCCATGGGCTGGCTGGACGTGAAGCCCATCGCCGGCGACACCGCTCTGATCACCACCACCGCCACGTCCATCCTCGAACGCTGGCGCAAGGCCGCCCGCAAGCGCCTGCCCGAACTGCTCGACTCCGCCAAAGCCCGACTCGACGAATTCGGCCGGCTCCAATACGTCAATCAGCCCGACATCAAAGAGGCCCGTGGGGGGTTGCGCGATTCGGTGCTCGTCTCCGCGCTCGCCGCCTCATGGCTGGCCGACCGCCCGCACGGCATTTACGACGAAGCTGTGGAACGTCTGCTCGACGTACGCGACTGCATCCATCTGGTGGCCGGCAAGGATACCAACCTGATGCTGACGCCCTATCAGGCCAAAGTGGCTGCCATGCTTGGCCTTGCCGATCCGACTTGGCCCGAAAACGAGCGTGCCGCCTACTCGATCGACGATCTGCAGACACTGCTTGCCCGTATCGGTCGGCGCATCTCCTTCTCGCTTGATTCCACCGCTTCCCGCGCCGAACATTCGCTGACCCACGAAAAGCCGCGATTCGCGTTCTTCCAGATGTTCTCTCAGCGCTCTGGTGGCAAGCGCGAAGCCCCGCAATTCGACGTGGTGGCTCCCGGCGTGGCCAAGCACGAAGGCGAATTGGTGTTGGCGCCCGGTGCCGAGCCTGCCAAGGATGCCAAGCTGGCGTTGCGTATGGCCGTGGCGGCCGGCGAATTCGGTCTTCCCATCAACCCGTCTACCTTGGTTAATCTGAAGCGCTGCCCGATTCACGACAACCAGTGGGATGACGAATCGCGCGAGCTGTTTATCCGTCTGCTTGCGTGCGGATCGAATCTTATGGAAGTGTGGGAGAGCATCGATTTCGTGGACATTCCGGGTCGATGGATGCCGGAATGGCTCGGCGTCCGCAACCGTCCGTCCGCCTCGGCCGCCCACCGGTACACCATCGATCGGCATATGGTGGAGGTCACGTCGCGTCTGGGTCGTGAGACACCGTCCGGTGGACGGTACGATGACGATCATTTCAAGGCATTGCTGTTGGCCGGTATCACCCACGACATCGGCAAGCGCGCGTTCGTGGCCGATCACGCCGCCGAGGGTGCCCGCCATGTGCCGGTGATTCTCAAGCGTATGGGCTACGCGCCGGACATCGTCGACTGGGCTACCGTGCTGGTGCGTGAGCATTTGACGCTATCCGAATTTGCCACGGGTAAGGACCCCTATGATCCGGCCGTGGCGGAGGAGTTGGCCGACCGCTTGCACCACGACAAGATGCTGCTGGATATGCTGTTCGACCTGACCCGGGCCGACGGCTCCTCGCTCGGTGCCACCGCCGGTGAGACCATCACCAAGCAATACGGCTGGTCCAAGTGGCGCGAACAAATCGTCCGCGGCATGTATTCCGCCGCCCGCGCCGCTATGTAA
- a CDS encoding ammonium transporter yields the protein MGAIDSGNTAWILTSASLVFLMTPGVAFFYGGMVRAKAVLNMLMLEAAALSVTMIIWTLWGWSIAYAGSDIGGIFGDPASGFLLKDSMVAQDGVFTATGLNGNNYPVSVDVAFQVAFAMITVGLICGAIAERVKYSTWMIFVALWVTFDYAPMAHMVWNGGLLSADGAISKAIGAAAHDFAGGTVVHINAAVAALIIVLIIGKRKGFGTQPFRPHNVPFVMLGAFLLWFGWFGFNAGSAFAANGTAGYAWVSTSAATAAAMLSWGFTEKIRSGHYTAMGAASGMVAGLVAITPAADVVSPLWAIVMGAIAGVLTCLACGLKFKFGYDDSLDVVGVHGVGGFTGTILIGFFGEGTGLLAGGDWKQLVVQLVIALVAILYSAVITAIIAFALEKTIGWRVTEAQEVGGIDLADQGERAYDFAGTASSVLKEVK from the coding sequence ATGGGAGCGATTGATTCCGGTAACACCGCATGGATCCTGACATCCGCGTCCTTGGTTTTCCTCATGACGCCTGGTGTGGCGTTCTTCTACGGCGGTATGGTTCGTGCCAAGGCCGTCCTGAACATGCTGATGCTTGAGGCGGCCGCCCTGTCGGTCACCATGATTATCTGGACCCTGTGGGGTTGGTCGATTGCTTACGCCGGTTCCGACATCGGAGGCATCTTCGGCGACCCGGCCAGCGGCTTCCTGCTGAAGGACTCCATGGTCGCCCAGGACGGCGTGTTCACCGCCACCGGTCTGAACGGCAACAACTACCCGGTTTCCGTGGACGTCGCCTTCCAGGTCGCTTTCGCGATGATTACCGTCGGCCTGATCTGCGGCGCCATTGCCGAGCGTGTGAAGTACAGCACCTGGATGATTTTCGTGGCGCTGTGGGTCACCTTCGACTACGCTCCTATGGCCCACATGGTCTGGAACGGTGGTCTGCTGTCTGCTGACGGCGCCATCTCCAAGGCCATCGGCGCGGCCGCCCACGATTTCGCAGGTGGTACTGTCGTCCACATCAACGCCGCAGTCGCCGCCCTGATCATCGTGCTCATCATCGGCAAGCGTAAGGGCTTCGGCACGCAGCCGTTCCGCCCGCACAACGTGCCGTTCGTGATGCTCGGCGCCTTCCTGCTGTGGTTCGGCTGGTTCGGCTTCAACGCTGGTTCCGCCTTCGCCGCCAACGGTACTGCTGGTTACGCTTGGGTTTCCACCTCCGCCGCCACCGCAGCCGCAATGCTCTCTTGGGGCTTCACCGAGAAGATTCGCTCCGGTCACTACACCGCCATGGGTGCCGCCTCGGGTATGGTCGCCGGCCTGGTCGCCATCACCCCGGCCGCCGATGTGGTTTCCCCGCTGTGGGCCATCGTGATGGGTGCCATCGCTGGTGTCCTGACCTGCCTGGCCTGCGGTCTCAAGTTCAAGTTCGGCTACGATGACTCCCTCGACGTCGTCGGCGTGCATGGCGTTGGTGGTTTCACCGGCACCATCCTCATCGGCTTCTTCGGTGAAGGCACCGGTCTGCTGGCTGGTGGCGACTGGAAGCAGCTCGTCGTTCAGCTGGTCATCGCTCTCGTCGCCATCCTCTACTCCGCAGTGATCACCGCGATCATCGCCTTCGCTCTGGAGAAGACCATCGGTTGGCGCGTCACCGAAGCCCAGGAAGTCGGCGGCATCGATCTTGCCGACCAGGGCGAACGTGCTTACGATTTTGCTGGTACTGCCAGCTCCGTTCTCAAGGAGGTGAAGTGA
- the ftsY gene encoding signal recognition particle-docking protein FtsY, with protein sequence MDMNTVLAVLGVIVAAVIVIALSIWLGKSRKRDLDRAMGKVAPDNKKTRDAKAAADARLAAEAEEAKAATAAEPAKSAESAKAEPAPAAQAEPEPAAAPKPESQPASKPTPAKPETPESVGSRLTRLKAKLAKSGNPFGKALFDILAKDNLSEADWEDVEDTLLLADVGADASAQLVDDLRTDARITGKADPAEVRATLKEKLLDLVGRDTDRRLNAEKPGAAKPSVIIMVGVNGTGKTTTAGKLARLFVAENKQVMMGAADTFRAAAADQLETWGARVNVPVVRSDKDGADPASVAFEASAKAKEANADVLIIDTAGRLQNKSNLMDELGKIRRVTEKNLPVDEVLLVLDATTGQNGMAQAKVFAEAIGITGVVLSKLDGSAKGGIVVSVQKELGVPVKLVGLGEGPDDLAPFDPEGFVDGILA encoded by the coding sequence ATGGATATGAATACTGTGCTCGCCGTTCTTGGCGTGATTGTGGCGGCGGTTATCGTAATCGCCCTGAGCATCTGGTTGGGCAAGTCCCGCAAGCGCGATTTGGATCGTGCGATGGGCAAGGTTGCCCCCGACAACAAGAAGACCCGCGACGCCAAGGCCGCCGCCGACGCTCGGCTGGCCGCCGAAGCCGAGGAAGCTAAGGCTGCGACTGCCGCCGAGCCGGCCAAGTCAGCCGAATCGGCCAAAGCCGAGCCTGCGCCAGCCGCGCAGGCCGAACCCGAACCGGCAGCTGCGCCCAAGCCCGAGTCCCAACCTGCCTCCAAGCCCACTCCCGCCAAACCTGAAACCCCCGAATCGGTCGGCTCTCGACTGACCCGACTCAAGGCAAAACTTGCCAAGTCCGGCAACCCGTTCGGCAAGGCCCTGTTCGACATCCTCGCCAAAGACAATCTCTCCGAGGCCGATTGGGAAGACGTCGAAGACACACTGCTGCTTGCCGACGTCGGTGCGGATGCTTCCGCCCAACTGGTCGATGACCTGAGAACCGACGCCCGCATCACTGGTAAAGCCGACCCAGCCGAAGTACGCGCCACGCTCAAGGAGAAGCTGCTCGATCTGGTCGGTCGAGATACGGACCGCCGCCTCAATGCCGAAAAGCCGGGTGCCGCCAAGCCCAGCGTCATCATCATGGTCGGCGTCAACGGCACCGGCAAGACCACCACTGCCGGCAAACTGGCTCGACTGTTCGTGGCCGAAAACAAGCAGGTCATGATGGGCGCGGCCGACACCTTCCGCGCGGCCGCCGCCGACCAGCTCGAAACCTGGGGCGCACGCGTCAATGTGCCCGTCGTCCGCTCCGACAAGGACGGTGCCGACCCGGCATCCGTCGCCTTTGAGGCATCCGCCAAGGCCAAGGAAGCGAACGCGGACGTGCTCATCATCGATACTGCCGGCCGACTGCAGAACAAGTCGAACCTGATGGACGAGCTCGGCAAGATTCGCCGTGTTACCGAAAAGAACCTGCCGGTGGATGAAGTGCTGCTTGTGCTCGACGCCACCACCGGCCAAAACGGCATGGCCCAGGCCAAGGTGTTCGCCGAAGCCATCGGCATTACCGGTGTGGTGCTCTCCAAGCTTGACGGTTCCGCCAAGGGCGGCATCGTGGTCAGCGTGCAGAAGGAGCTCGGCGTGCCGGTCAAGCTCGTCGGTCTTGGTGAAGGTCCGGACGATTTGGCACCTTTCGATCCCGAAGGTTTCGTGGACGGCATTCTCGCGTAG
- a CDS encoding phasin family protein, whose product MADFDLLGDGLRKVLLAGIGALATGYEKSSELVDELVKKGEITVEQGKALNTELKRKVSETVDDAKKAAAEAGDKAAAAADTSAADKPADEGKAE is encoded by the coding sequence ATGGCTGATTTTGATCTTCTGGGTGATGGCCTGCGCAAGGTCCTGCTGGCGGGCATCGGAGCCCTTGCCACCGGATACGAGAAGAGCAGCGAGCTCGTCGACGAACTCGTCAAGAAGGGTGAGATTACGGTCGAGCAGGGCAAGGCGCTGAACACCGAGCTCAAGCGCAAGGTGAGCGAGACGGTGGATGACGCCAAGAAGGCCGCCGCCGAAGCCGGCGACAAAGCTGCTGCCGCAGCCGACACCAGTGCCGCCGACAAGCCCGCTGACGAGGGCAAGGCCGAGTGA
- a CDS encoding P-II family nitrogen regulator, with product MKLITAIIQPHKLDDVKEALAAAGVHGLTVSEANGYGRQRGHTEVYRGAEYTVDLIPKIRVEVLSDDADAETLVGVIIKSAGTGTIGDGKVWVAPLDSVARVRTGETGSAAI from the coding sequence ATGAAGCTGATCACCGCTATCATTCAGCCCCATAAGCTCGACGATGTCAAGGAGGCCCTCGCGGCCGCCGGCGTGCACGGTCTGACCGTGTCCGAGGCCAACGGCTACGGCCGCCAGCGCGGCCACACCGAGGTCTACCGTGGCGCTGAATACACTGTGGACCTGATTCCGAAGATTCGCGTTGAAGTGCTGTCCGATGACGCGGATGCCGAAACGCTGGTCGGTGTGATCATCAAGTCCGCCGGCACCGGCACCATCGGTGACGGCAAGGTGTGGGTCGCTCCGCTGGACTCCGTGGCCCGCGTGCGTACCGGTGAGACCGGTTCCGCCGCGATCTGA
- a CDS encoding type 1 glutamine amidotransferase — protein MARTIDVVSLYPKDMNIYGDSGNVLTIRRRLELYGYEPVVHQYNQGDDWPDQVDLILGGGGQDTGQKKIIDDFYHRADLLRSLAADGTPMLMICGLYQLFGEYFETVDGTRLDGIGVIGAYTVGQNVRMIGNLVEHSDQFGDVIGYENHSGQTFLREGVQPLGTVDQDGRGNNGEDHTEGARVHNVIGTYMHGSLLPKNPAISDFLIETAVTRRYGTFDTSDQTPEQAKELARLDQVATNARKAAAERPR, from the coding sequence ATGGCCAGAACAATTGATGTGGTGTCCCTGTATCCCAAAGACATGAACATCTACGGCGATTCCGGCAACGTGCTGACTATCCGCCGCCGGCTGGAACTGTACGGTTACGAACCGGTCGTTCACCAGTACAATCAAGGCGACGATTGGCCCGACCAGGTGGACCTTATTCTGGGAGGCGGCGGCCAAGACACCGGCCAGAAGAAAATCATCGACGACTTCTACCATCGCGCCGACCTGTTGCGTTCGCTTGCCGCAGACGGTACGCCGATGCTGATGATCTGCGGCCTGTACCAGCTGTTCGGCGAGTACTTTGAAACCGTGGACGGCACCCGTCTGGACGGCATCGGCGTTATCGGTGCTTATACCGTGGGCCAGAACGTGCGTATGATCGGCAATCTTGTTGAGCATTCCGACCAGTTCGGCGATGTGATTGGCTACGAGAACCACTCCGGCCAGACCTTCCTGCGCGAAGGCGTTCAGCCACTCGGCACCGTCGATCAGGATGGCCGAGGCAACAATGGCGAAGACCATACCGAGGGCGCGCGCGTGCACAACGTGATCGGCACCTACATGCACGGCTCGTTGCTGCCTAAAAACCCCGCCATCAGCGATTTCCTTATCGAAACTGCCGTGACTCGTCGTTACGGTACGTTCGATACGTCCGATCAGACCCCCGAACAAGCCAAGGAGCTTGCCCGGCTCGATCAAGTAGCCACCAACGCGCGCAAGGCTGCCGCCGAACGTCCTCGGTGA
- the dnaB gene encoding replicative DNA helicase: MRATVSFPYDIVHLPRHILYLEAMPEGSEHSYQNGFGGGLDRGDRGDRAGRGGTQTSAAAGDPIFDRVPPHDDDAEMAVLGGMLMSKDAIGEVSQTIDVTDFYQPKHQTIYNAIIDLFSASQPVDVVLVANQLLADGNLDKVGGADYLHSLVASVPTAANAMYYAEIVHQRAILRNVIAAGTKIAQLGYSAEGSQAEDVVNLAQSEIYEMSMGKVRQDYAAIGPVVHDALDQLDKLQQGLVNKGVPTGFRDIDDVTQGLQPGQMVVVAGRPAMGKSTLGIDFARAAALHHNMTSVVFSLEMSKVELAQRIISAETNIPMAALRRADDITPERWNTLNQFWTKMQNAPLFIDDSPNMSLMEIRAKCRRLKQTNDLKLVVIDYLQLMTSGKAVESRQQEVSEFSRALKLLAKELEVPVVALSQLNRGPEMRNDKKPQLSDLRESGSIEQDADVVFLVHRPDFYDKEDRPGEADIIMAKHRNGPTETFHLAFLGATSKFKDMPQDYNANQGV, encoded by the coding sequence ATGCGGGCAACCGTTTCGTTTCCATACGATATCGTTCACCTGCCACGCCACATCCTATACTTGGAGGCTATGCCAGAAGGAAGTGAACACTCGTATCAGAATGGGTTCGGCGGTGGCCTGGATCGTGGCGATCGTGGCGACCGCGCGGGCCGGGGCGGCACGCAGACGTCGGCGGCGGCCGGCGACCCGATTTTCGACCGCGTGCCCCCGCATGATGACGACGCGGAAATGGCCGTGCTCGGCGGCATGCTGATGAGTAAGGATGCCATCGGCGAGGTCTCGCAGACCATTGACGTCACCGATTTCTACCAGCCCAAGCATCAGACGATCTATAACGCGATCATCGATCTGTTTTCCGCCAGTCAGCCGGTGGACGTGGTGCTCGTGGCCAACCAGCTGTTGGCGGATGGCAACCTCGACAAGGTCGGCGGCGCGGACTATCTGCACAGCCTTGTCGCATCCGTACCGACCGCCGCTAATGCCATGTACTACGCGGAGATCGTCCATCAGCGGGCCATTTTGCGCAATGTGATCGCCGCCGGCACCAAAATCGCCCAGCTCGGTTATTCCGCCGAGGGATCGCAGGCTGAGGATGTGGTTAACCTCGCCCAGTCCGAGATCTACGAGATGTCGATGGGCAAGGTGCGTCAGGACTATGCCGCCATCGGCCCGGTGGTCCACGACGCGCTCGACCAGCTGGACAAACTGCAGCAAGGCCTCGTCAACAAGGGCGTGCCGACCGGCTTCCGCGACATCGACGACGTGACCCAGGGCCTGCAGCCCGGACAGATGGTCGTCGTCGCAGGACGTCCGGCCATGGGTAAGTCCACGCTCGGCATCGACTTCGCCCGCGCCGCCGCGTTGCACCACAACATGACTTCCGTGGTCTTCAGCTTGGAGATGAGCAAGGTGGAGCTCGCTCAGCGTATTATCTCCGCCGAAACCAATATTCCGATGGCCGCCCTGCGCCGCGCCGACGACATCACCCCCGAACGCTGGAACACCCTGAACCAGTTCTGGACCAAGATGCAGAACGCGCCACTGTTCATTGACGACAGCCCGAACATGAGCCTCATGGAGATCCGTGCGAAATGCCGTCGTCTGAAGCAGACCAACGATCTGAAACTCGTAGTCATCGACTACCTGCAGCTGATGACCTCGGGCAAGGCCGTGGAATCCCGCCAGCAAGAGGTGTCCGAATTCTCCCGTGCCCTGAAGCTCTTGGCCAAGGAACTCGAAGTGCCGGTCGTGGCCCTTTCCCAGCTGAACCGTGGCCCGGAAATGCGTAACGACAAGAAGCCGCAGCTCTCCGACCTGCGTGAATCCGGCTCAATCGAACAGGACGCCGACGTGGTGTTCCTGGTCCACCGCCCTGACTTCTACGACAAGGAAGACCGCCCTGGCGAGGCCGATATCATCATGGCCAAGCACCGTAACGGCCCGACCGAAACCTTCCACCTCGCCTTCCTCGGTGCCACGTCCAAATTCAAAGACATGCCGCAGGACTACAACGCCAATCAGGGGGTGTGA
- a CDS encoding MATE family efflux transporter: MRVSVPIDSSDAKATSSGDTTRRDGFGTPHAGANTNVSNGPTDARSTNRRIMALALPTFGQLIAEPTFILIDTAIVGHIGDAALAGLSIGSTIILTAVGLCIFLAYSTTAQVAHLLGAGRRREGLQAGIDGLWLALSIGTVLGLGLFAAAEPLCRALGGQGEVLEQAVTYTRAIVLGAPGMLMVYAANGIFRGLQKVRITLIAAVGGAVVNTVLDVLFVIVLNWGIAGSGVATLVAQWFMGLFLVIPAILWSRADGASLRPRLAGIAAAGGDGLPLFIRTLAIRAAMVTTVACAARMGTAVLAGFQAVNSSWNFAMNMLDSVGIAGQTLVATALGAGSVQQARRLTRATGRAGLVTGAVIGTAFAVVGLFAGHFFSPTPHIQTLIAVGMVTMGIFFPLQGWMMAIDGILIGARDYRYLAVTCTLTAVVYVTLILILANMVTPALTSDLMRTAVLWAAFNVVLMGGRGLSNGLRVRSDAWMR, translated from the coding sequence ATGCGTGTGAGCGTGCCCATAGACTCTTCCGACGCCAAAGCCACCAGTTCCGGCGATACTACACGCCGCGATGGCTTCGGCACCCCGCATGCCGGCGCAAACACAAACGTCAGCAACGGCCCGACCGACGCCCGCTCCACCAACCGCCGGATCATGGCGCTGGCCCTGCCGACCTTCGGCCAGCTCATCGCCGAACCGACCTTCATCCTTATCGACACAGCCATCGTCGGCCATATCGGGGATGCGGCGTTGGCCGGCCTGTCAATCGGCTCCACCATCATCCTCACGGCAGTCGGACTATGCATATTCCTGGCCTACTCGACCACTGCGCAGGTGGCACATCTGCTGGGAGCGGGTCGTCGTCGCGAGGGACTGCAGGCAGGCATTGATGGCCTGTGGCTGGCCTTGAGCATCGGCACCGTACTGGGATTGGGATTGTTCGCGGCTGCCGAGCCATTATGCCGGGCACTGGGCGGTCAGGGCGAAGTATTGGAACAAGCCGTGACCTATACGCGCGCAATCGTGCTGGGTGCGCCAGGCATGCTGATGGTATATGCGGCGAACGGCATTTTCCGAGGATTGCAGAAGGTTCGTATCACGCTGATCGCTGCGGTGGGCGGCGCGGTGGTGAACACGGTGCTTGATGTGTTGTTCGTTATTGTGCTGAATTGGGGCATTGCCGGCTCCGGAGTGGCGACGCTGGTAGCTCAGTGGTTCATGGGGCTGTTCCTGGTAATCCCCGCCATTCTGTGGTCCCGGGCGGATGGTGCGAGTCTGCGGCCTCGTTTGGCCGGTATTGCGGCAGCCGGGGGCGACGGACTGCCATTGTTCATTCGCACATTGGCGATTCGTGCGGCCATGGTGACTACGGTCGCCTGTGCCGCGCGCATGGGTACTGCCGTGTTGGCCGGGTTTCAGGCCGTGAACTCCTCTTGGAATTTTGCGATGAACATGCTGGATTCCGTGGGCATCGCCGGCCAGACGCTGGTGGCCACAGCGCTGGGCGCTGGCAGCGTGCAGCAGGCGCGGCGGCTGACGCGGGCGACCGGGCGTGCGGGACTGGTCACCGGCGCGGTAATCGGCACGGCTTTTGCGGTAGTCGGCCTGTTCGCCGGGCACTTCTTCTCCCCTACGCCACATATTCAGACGCTGATCGCCGTGGGCATGGTGACGATGGGCATCTTCTTCCCACTGCAAGGCTGGATGATGGCAATCGACGGCATTCTTATCGGCGCGCGCGACTACCGCTATCTGGCCGTCACATGCACGCTGACCGCCGTGGTGTATGTGACGCTCATACTCATACTGGCCAATATGGTGACGCCGGCGCTGACGAGCGACCTGATGCGTACCGCCGTACTCTGGGCCGCGTTCAACGTGGTGCTCATGGGTGGGCGCGGTCTGTCCAACGGACTACGCGTGCGCTCGGACGCATGGATGAGGTAG